TCTTCCCAGTCATCCGGAGTTATTGGATTTTCTGGCGAATCGCTTTTTGCAGGAAGGGTGGAGCGTGAAAAAGCTGGTGCGCGAAATCGCACTTTCGCGAACTTATCAACTCTCGGCGGAAACCTCCCAAACGGCGCGAAAACTCGATCCCGCGAACAAATTACTCTGGTGTCACAGCCCGCGTCGACTGGATGCCGAGGAATATCGCGATGCGGCCTTGTTCAGCGCCGGAAAATTGGATTCCAAACGACTCGGCCCCTCCGCCGTGAGCAGCCTCAAGATGATCGAAATGCGCGATAATGGCCCCGAAGCCAAAGCGATTCACGAAGCCGCTGACCGAAGTCGGGCACGGAGCATTTATCTGCCGTTGCTGCGCGGCGTGACCCCTCACGCCTTGGCAGCGTTCGATCCGGTCGAACAAACTCTGGTAACGGGAATCCGGGAATCGACGACAGTTCCCAGCCAAGCCCTTTTCCTGCTGAACTCCGCGTTCGTAGCGAACCAGTCCTTGAGTTTGGCCGATCGGCTGTTGAAGGATTCGAATGCGACCGATTCCGATCGAATTTCGCTACTATATCGCCGGACGTTGAGTCGCACGCCGACCGACCATGAACTCACCCGGGCTCTGGCTTTCGTCGCGGATTATGAAGCGGCCGCCAAATTGCAACCGCCTCCCCCCGAACCTCCGAAAGTCGCAAAGAAAGTTGAGCCGAAGAAACCCGTGGATCCGAACCAGGATCCGGATACCGTCGATCAGACGGGAGAAAACATCGCTGAAGAAATCGTTCATCCCAAGGATGCCAAAACTGCGGCCTGGCAGGCACTTGTGCAATCCGTGTTAGGCTCGGCGGAATTCCGCTACCTCAAGTAAGACATCAAAACTCCATTATCTTTTATTTCCTAATCATTGAATCCACTGGAATTTCAAATGAATATTCCCAAAGAACTTCGGGCTTCAGTTGCGGTGCCACCCAGCCGCCGACAGCTATTAAAAACGGCCAGTAGCGGCTTCGGCCTCGTTGCTCTGGCAGGACTGCTCGGTCAATCCAAAGCCCGAGCGTCAGAACCTGAGGCGAAACCTCTTGCCCCCAAAGCTCCCCATTTTAAAGCGCGGGCGAAGCGGCTCATATTCGTTCATATGAACGGGGCAATCTCACATCACGATACGTTCGATTACAAACCGCAGCTGGAAAAGAATGACGGCAAGCCGGGTCCGGGCGGCGGCATTCTAACCGCTTCAAAATTCAAGTGGAAGCAGTACGGCGAAACGGGTAGCTGGTTCACGGAATTATTGCCTAAACTCGCCCAGCATGCGGATAAACTCACCTGGCTCCGAGGCCTGCACACCGACACTCCGGCCCATCCTCAGGCCGTGGTTCAACTCCACACCGGGAGCGCGAACGCAGCGCTGACCCGTCCCAGTTTAGGAGCCTGGCTCTTATACGGTCTGGGCTCCGAGAATCAGGAATTACCCGGCTACATCACCATCAATCCGCCGCCGAATTTCGGAGGCGCGGTGAACTTCGGCAGCGCGTTCCTACCAGCTCACTTCCAGGGAACCCGCATCGACGATCTGGGACAATTGCCGAATCTGAAGCCTTCCACTGCCACGACTCTGCAGCGAAAACAACTCGATTTGATCCAAGCCATGAATCGCGAATTGGGCAATACCCCGACCGCGCCGGATCAACTCGATGGAGTTATCGAAACCATGGAACTCGGTTTTCGCATGCAAGGCAAAGTGCCCGAACTACTGGACATTCGCCAGGAACCCCAGAAGGTGAAGGATGCCTACGGTATCAAGGATGGCCCCGCGGGCGGATTTGCTCGGCAGTGTTTGATGGCGCGAAGACTCTCAGAAGCCGGCGTTCGGTTCGTCGAAATTTGTCAACCGGGATGGGATCATCACACCAATTTGCACAAAGGGATGATAGAGCGCTGCGCTTCGATCGATCAACCGGTGGCCGCTCTCTTAACCGACCTGGAACAAAAGGGACTGCTTTCCGAAACCCTTGTTCTCTTCGGAAGTGAGTTCGGCCGACAGCCCACTGCCCAAGGGAAGGATGGTCGCGATCATAACATCACGGGCTACCCGATGTTTTTAACCGGAGCGGGAGTCAAGAAAGGCTTCACTTACGGCTCCACGGATGAGTATGGTATCAAAGCGGTTGAAGGTCGGATGCATACCAACGATTTGCATGCCACCTTACTAGCGTTGATGGGTCTGGATCACGAAAAGTTGACCTATCGCTATGCCGGCCGCGATTTTCGACTGACGGATATTGCAGGTCAGGTCGCCAGCGAAGTTCTGACGTAGAGTCTGGAGCTGTCGTTGCAACAGAGGGGAACGAGCAGTGCGTATGCCTGTTCCCCTCTGTTGCAACGGTAACGAGCAGCTCAGTAAGCACATCGCTAAGGAAAGACCGCTTCACTACAATTAGCGTGGGGTAGTTCAATTTTTTTTAGGACAGATTGAAACGAGCCATTCCAGTCGGGACATCACCCCTCTCAGACAAGTTCACTGCGCTACAATATTCTCGAGTATTGTTCTGTTTGGGTGACTGAGTACCCAAGCAGCGATGTTGAATGCTAACATCATCAAAAGCCAGACAACCGAGAAAGCGATCGTCAATTTGCTGCCCGGATGCACGCCGTAGGAGAGAGACGAAATCGAAGGATCAGTTGGATCGTATCGCACACTAACTGCCTTTGCACTTTTAAGCTTTCGATAAATTTGTTCTTCGTCGTATTTATCGCTACCGGGATAATACCAGAATGCCAGTCGAGAACTCGTGTAGGAAATCCCTTCAACTGTATACGAGTATTCACACCGGACCTCGTATGTATTACCTTCTCTGTCGGGAATCTCATAGAGTTCACAGTGAGTGATCTTTCCAGGCGTAGCCGGCCAGCTTCCGGGCAAATTCGCTTTTCTAGCACTTCACAAGCCCTGCCCAAAGAGGAAGAATCCCAGGAGATACATAGGGGTGAAAACCGCGATCCAGACAATAGCCATTTTCACGATCCGAACCCTTAGTCATCGATTAGCGGGATGAGATTTTAGTTTTCCAGGAAACATCGAGTTTAGGCATTCCCAAGCCAATCCAGAAACAGCGAACTGTTTAACTCAGATAATTATTACGAGAAATCGTAATACCGTTTGCAGGAGTTTGAAGGATTTTTGGTGGAAACCAAAGCATGGGAAGCCAGATGGTATCCCGCCGAGCGATCCGTTCGCCGGAACTCGGCCTTCCGGATAAGATCTACCGACAGGGATGGTATCGCTGTCAATTTCCGCCAGTCAATTCTATCCTCTCCCAGGGAGTTTGAAGTGCGGTATTCCTTGCTGATCGCTATTATTCTTTCGGCGTTCCACTCCCGATTGCATGCAGAACATCCGGTACCGGATAGCCCTCTTTGGCTTACTTATACCGGTGAGAAAGGCCCTGGCCGGGGGAAACACATCGTACTCATCGCGGCCGATCAGGAATATCGCAGCGAATTCGCACTTCCCATGCTGGCCAAAATTCTTGCGAAGCATCACGGTTTCGATTGCACTGTCCTCTTCAGCCTTAACGATCGAAACGAAGTCGACCCTACCCAGAAAATTCGCTGGGAAGATAAGACTGTCACCCACAATATTCCCGGTCTCGAGTATTTGGCTCGAGCGGACCTGGTCATTCTCTTCAGCCGGCTCCTATCACTACCTGAGGCGCAAAGGAAATACGTTTACGAATACCTGGACTCGGGGAAGCCGATCATTGGAATACGAACCGCCAGGGAAATCGCATTTAAAGCTGAAGGAATTCTCGAATAATTAATTCTCGGCGTTCATCGCTGGCGCAGGCTTTCAGTCGTTTGACTGCCATCGATTCCTTGCCGCTCGCATTCGCTACTATGCTCAGAGCCAACCTTTTAATCCTGGCGAAATTCTGAGGGCCGTTATCTTTTCGAACCCGGCTGTCGTCGTCGCCGAATGTCACATCCAAGGACCAATGCAAATTATTCTCGATCGTCCAATGTTCCCGGACCGCTTTCGCCAACACCGGAGCGTCCGACGCTCGGCTGCAAATATAGTAGCGGATTTCGCTCGCGCTCTTGTGGTTTTCTCGGCGGTCGGTCACCACCACGACCACCGTCTTCAAGCCTTTCCAATCGTCCTTCATCGATAAGAAATTGACGTCCGAAAACACGAGGCACGAACGGTACTCCACTCGGCCTCGATTCTTCTCCGTCGATTCGCAGAACGTCGTCGGTACATCGGCGAATCCGGACTCCAAATGCTTGAAGTAATGAGCCTTGATCTCGGCCAAGAGAGTCGGTTGATTGTCCTTCACCGCCAACAGGTAATCCGCGTCCCGTTCCCGCACCGCCTCGGCGATTTTTTTTTGACAGCCCATCGCGTCGATAGTCACGATTTTTCCGGCAATGTCCAGCCGTTTCAGCAATTCCGGGATCGCGGTGATCTCGTTCGATTTATCGTCCACCGCCTCTTGGCCCAGCGTCACGCGGTTGGCCGTCGCAAACGCGCTGACCACGTGCAGGCACTTCTGACCCGGACCGCCTGACGAACGCATCGTCTTGCCGTCGATCGCCACCTGAAGCAGGTCGGTCCCGACGCAGATTTCCGCCATCCATGAAGCGAAGCAGGCCTCGAAAGCATCCGTGTCCAGATAGCGGAAAACTCGGCCGAAAGTGTCATGGCTCGGGATGCCGTTGGGCAAGGGGAGATACTTCCGGAACCAGTCGATCTTGGTCACGCCGAAAGCTTCGACGGCCACCCAGTCGTTGGCTCCGGAAACCGCGGCGCAAATGGCTATGAAAATGATTTCCGAAAGCGTGTGTTGTTGGCAACGATCGAGGCGGTGGTCGGGCAAATCCGCGAAGTGGACGAGGAGATCGGTCAACGGAGTTTTCGCCGGCGCGGGAGATAGTTCGGAAAGCTGAAACATCGAGGAACCCCAGGGCGATCTAGCGAGCGATTTCCACATCCTCCACTAAAGAAGAACGATGCGCAATACAATTAATGACATTAGATGTTTTCTTGGAATTTAAGCGCGATTTCCCTGTACGAACCGCGAACCACGGTTTCTTAGATTTCGATTACAAAAAGGCCGGTAAGAGAATTGACTTCGGCGAGGATGTGCTCGGCGGATCTTTCCGCGAACACCATGGGAACTGGCAGCAAGATTCAACTCGCGGCCTTCTCGTCGAAAAAAACAAAGATCACCCCGTCCTCAAGGGGGTCCAGGATATCTGGGGACTCACCGATGTGTACCGCACCTACAAAGTGGGTGGCAGCCTACCCGCCGATTGCACTCCTTTGGTGGATGG
The genomic region above belongs to Telmatocola sphagniphila and contains:
- a CDS encoding DUF1501 domain-containing protein — encoded protein: MNIPKELRASVAVPPSRRQLLKTASSGFGLVALAGLLGQSKARASEPEAKPLAPKAPHFKARAKRLIFVHMNGAISHHDTFDYKPQLEKNDGKPGPGGGILTASKFKWKQYGETGSWFTELLPKLAQHADKLTWLRGLHTDTPAHPQAVVQLHTGSANAALTRPSLGAWLLYGLGSENQELPGYITINPPPNFGGAVNFGSAFLPAHFQGTRIDDLGQLPNLKPSTATTLQRKQLDLIQAMNRELGNTPTAPDQLDGVIETMELGFRMQGKVPELLDIRQEPQKVKDAYGIKDGPAGGFARQCLMARRLSEAGVRFVEICQPGWDHHTNLHKGMIERCASIDQPVAALLTDLEQKGLLSETLVLFGSEFGRQPTAQGKDGRDHNITGYPMFLTGAGVKKGFTYGSTDEYGIKAVEGRMHTNDLHATLLALMGLDHEKLTYRYAGRDFRLTDIAGQVASEVLT
- a CDS encoding DUF3592 domain-containing protein, with product MPGSWPATPGKITHCELYEIPDREGNTYEVRCEYSYTVEGISYTSSRLAFWYYPGSDKYDEEQIYRKLKSAKAVSVRYDPTDPSISSLSYGVHPGSKLTIAFSVVWLLMMLAFNIAAWVLSHPNRTILENIVAQ
- a CDS encoding ISAs1 family transposase, producing MFQLSELSPAPAKTPLTDLLVHFADLPDHRLDRCQQHTLSEIIFIAICAAVSGANDWVAVEAFGVTKIDWFRKYLPLPNGIPSHDTFGRVFRYLDTDAFEACFASWMAEICVGTDLLQVAIDGKTMRSSGGPGQKCLHVVSAFATANRVTLGQEAVDDKSNEITAIPELLKRLDIAGKIVTIDAMGCQKKIAEAVRERDADYLLAVKDNQPTLLAEIKAHYFKHLESGFADVPTTFCESTEKNRGRVEYRSCLVFSDVNFLSMKDDWKGLKTVVVVVTDRRENHKSASEIRYYICSRASDAPVLAKAVREHWTIENNLHWSLDVTFGDDDSRVRKDNGPQNFARIKRLALSIVANASGKESMAVKRLKACASDERRELIIREFLQL